Proteins co-encoded in one Chrysemys picta bellii isolate R12L10 chromosome 13, ASM1138683v2, whole genome shotgun sequence genomic window:
- the LOC103306091 gene encoding adenosine receptor A3-like has product MLGNSSSPNCTLSSPPLLGEICKLFIMVLLIVAIILGNVVSLLVFLQARQFRTSQGYLKVSLALADLAVGLIVVPYSVYREASSLASGMGQESSNCSIPSLPCFITGPIFAGCTFVSITTIFLLSVERSVAVLKPLHKRVVITKRRTVWLILLSWSMSFLLAVVPMISSPDITLQYNPCSKMCTYAFPAGNLPGSPWNIMLLFPVFDLSLLGGTFVINFITFAAIHQYCKARGRLGSEAQHGSRPSFSDITAAKTIGIVTFAFSASFGPIAVFVVGSVLGYQWCEFSFYAFWILTSNSCWNVAIYSAWDPKFRQGVRELFSRPVLNSASQRPSRSTEGDSFAPACVAVFKEIFRPENA; this is encoded by the coding sequence ATGTTGGGTAACAGCAGCAGCCCCAATTGCACTCTGTCCAGCCCACCTCTTCTGGGGGAGATCTGCAAGCTCTTCATCATGGTCCTGCTGATTGTTGCCATCATCCTGGGCAATGTGGTGAGCCTCCTGGTCTTCCTGCAAGCCAGGCAGTTCAGGACCTCTCAGGGCTACCTGAAAGTCTCCTTGGCCCTGGCTGACCTGGCTGTGGGGCTCATTGTGGTGCCCTACTCCGTATACAGGGAGGCGAGCAGTCTAGCCTCTGGCatggggcaggaaagcagcaaTTGCTCTATCCCATCCTTGCCCTGCTTCATCACTGGACCCATCTTTGCTGGCTGCACCTTTGTCTCCATCACGACCATCTTCCTGCTGTCGGTGGAGAGGAGCGTGGCggtgctgaagcccctgcacaaGAGGGTGGTGATCACCAAGCGGCGGACGGTCTGGCTCATCCTGCTCTCGTGGTCCATGAGCTTCTTGTTGGCAGTGGTGCCTATGATCTCTAGCCCAGACATCACCTTGCAGTATAACCCCTGCAGCAAGATGTGCACCTACGCCTTCCCAGCAGGCAATCTCCCCGGCTCCCCCTGGAACATCATGCTGCTCTTCCCAGTCTTCGACTTATCCTTGCTGGGGGGCACCTTTGTCATCAACTTCATCACCTTTGCCGCCATCCACCAGTACTGCAAGGCACGCGGGCGGCTGGGCAGTGAGGCACAGCACGGCAGCCGCCCCTCCTTCTCCGACATCACTGCAGCCAAGACCATTGGCATCGTGACCTTTGCCTTCTCGGCCTCCTTCGGCCCTATCGCCGTCTTCGTGGTGGGCTCTGTGCTGGGCTACCAGTGGTGTGAGTTCTCCTTCTACGCCTTCTGGATTCTGACCTCCAATAGCTGCTGGAACGTGGCCATCTACAGTGCCTGGGACCCCAAGTTCCGGCAAGGAGTCAGGGAGCTGTTCAGCAGGCCGGTGCTGAACTCTGCTTCCCAGCGCCCCAGCCGCTCCACAGAAGGGGACAGCTTTGCTCCAGCCTGTGTGGCTGTTTTCAAGGAGATATTTCGTCCAGAGAATGCCTGA